Proteins from a genomic interval of Rosa chinensis cultivar Old Blush chromosome 2, RchiOBHm-V2, whole genome shotgun sequence:
- the LOC112190463 gene encoding protein ANTHESIS POMOTING FACTOR 1: MMKTSSMTELDDETVRSMAIGAVFSDFGGKINSLDFHRKEDLLVTASEDDSVRLYDIATAKLLKTTYHKKHGADRICFTHHPSSVICSSRYNLDSTGESLRYLSMYDNRCLRYFKGHKERIVSLCMSPINDSFMSGSLDHSVRIWDLRVNTCQGILHLRGRPTVAYDQQGLVFAVAMEGGAIKLFDSRSYDKGPFDTFLVGGDTAEVCDIKFSSDGKSMLLTTTNNNIYVLDAYAGEKRCGYSMEPSPNTSIEATFTPDGQYVLSGSGDGNLHAWSINRRNEVASWNSHIGVPSCLKWAPRRAMFAAASTVLTFWIPNDSNADPTVMDTELTAGAESQHPSQ, encoded by the exons ATGATGAAGACGTCATCGATGACGGAGCTCGATGACGAAACGGTGCGCAGCATGGCCATCGGCGCCGTCTTCTCGGACTTC GGTGGGAAGATAAACTCACTCGATTTTCATCGAAAGGAAGATTTACTTGTTACTGCCAGTGAGGATGACTCTGTGCGACTCTATGACATTGCAACTGCCAA GTTGCTAAAGACCACATATCATAAGAAACATGGAGCAGATCGCATATGCTTTACTCATCACCCAAGCTCTGTGATATGCTCTTCAAGATACAACTTGGATTCTACTGGAG AATCACTGCGGTATTTGTCCATGTATGATAATAGATGCCTTCGCTACTTCAAAGGGCATAAAGAGAG AATTGTTTCCCTCTGTATGTCTCCTATCAACGATAGCTTCATGTCTGGTTCATTGGATCACAGTGTCCGAATATGGGATCTTCGTGTAAATACATGCCAG GGAATTTTACATCTACGTGGTAGACCTACTGTGGCCTATGACCAACAAGGTCTTGTTTTCGCTGTAGCTATGGAAGGGGGTGCTATCAAGTTGTTTGATTCACGCTCCTATGACAAG GGCCCATTTGATACGTTTTTAGTTGGTGGAGATACAGCTGAAGTTTGCGATATCAAATTTAGCAGTGATGGCAAATCAATGCTCCTGACCACCACGAACAATAATATCTATGTTCTTGATGCCTATGCAGGAGAGAAG cgatgtggttacagcatggAACCATCTCCAAATACGAGTATAGAGGCAACATTTACCCCAGATGGCCAGTATGTGTTATCAG GCTCTGGAGATGGAAATTTGCATGCTTGGAGCATTAACAGGCGGAATGAG GTCGCAAGCTGGAACAGTCATATTGGAGTCCCATCATGTTTGAAGTGGGCTCCTCGCAGAGCTATGTTTGCTGCTGCGTCGACTGTTCTCACCTTTTGGATACCAAATGATTCAAACGCTGATCCCACTGTTATGGACACTGAGCTTACTGCCGGTGCTGAATCGCAACATCCTTCTCAATGA
- the LOC112190464 gene encoding oleosin Ara h 10.0102, producing MADRPQPHQIQVRPAQSRFDQVGDYKGMQVQQQQRGPSTGKILAVVTLLPVGGTLLGLAGLTLMATIIGLLCATPLFLIFSPVLVPAAIAIGLAVTAFITSGAFGLTGLSSLSWVTNYLRRATGGVPEQLDSAKRRMADMGEYFGQKTKEVGQDIQHKAQETKRTTGALESR from the coding sequence ATGGCCGACCGTCCTCAGCCACACCAGATCCAAGTCCGCCCGGCACAGTCACGATTTGACCAGGTCGGAGACTACAAGGGCATGCAGGTTCAGCAACAACAGCGTGGTCCATCGACCGGAAAGATCCTCGCCGTGGTGACTCTCCTTCCGGTCGGTGGAACCCTGCTTGGTTTGGCTGGACTCACACTCATGGCCACCATCATCGGGCTTCTTTGTGCGACACCGCTCTTCCTTATCTTCAGCCCGGTTCTTGTTCCGGCTGCCATTGCTATAGGCCTTGCCGTCACGGCGTTCATCACATCGGGGGCTTTTGGGCTCACTGGACTCTCGTCACTGTCTTGGGTCACAAACTACCTCCGTCGGGCAACTGGGGGAGTGCCGGAGCAGCTGGACTCGGCCAAGAGGCGCATGGCAGATATGGGGGAGTATTTTGGACAGAAGACGAAGGAGGTGGGTCAGGACATCCAGCATAAGGCGCAGGAAACGAAGAGGACAACCGGAGCTCTTGAGAGCCGTTGA
- the LOC112189292 gene encoding mitogen-activated protein kinase kinase 3, which produces MAGLEELRKKLTPLFDAEKGLGLGSSTLDPSDSYTLSDRTVELLSRSYGVYNINELGLQKCTSSTVDDTTEKTYRCASHEMRVFGAIGSGASSVVQRAIHIPTHRIIALKKINIFEKEKRQQLLTEIRTLCEAPCYQGLVEFHGAFYTPDSGQISIALEYMDGGSLADILRLRKRIPEPLLSSMFQKLLHGLSYLHGVRYLVHRDIKPANLLINLKGEPKITDFGISAGLENSMAMCATFVGTVTYMSPERIRNENYSYPADIWSLGLALFECGTGEFPYTANDGPVNLMLQILDDPSPTPSKQNFSPEFCSFIEACLQKDADARPTAEQLLSHPFITKYEKSQVDLAAFVRSVFDPTQRMKDLADMLTIHFYLLFDGSDELWQHAKTLYNEDSVFSFSGKQLVGANDIFASLSSIRSTLAGDWPPERLVHVVEKLQCRAQGQDGVAIRVSGSFIVGNQFLICGDGVQVEGLASIKDLSIDISSKRMGTFREQFIMEPSTIIGRYSIASQELYIMQ; this is translated from the exons ATGGCCGGACTAGAAGAACTGAGGAAAAAGCTGACACCTTTGTTCGATGCAGAGAAGGGTCTGGGCTTGGGATCCTCCACCTTGGACCCGTCAGATTCATACACA CTTTCGGACAGAACGGTGGAGTTGCTGAGCCGATCGTACGGCGTGTACAACATCAACGAGCTGGGACTGCAGAAGTGCACGTCTTCTACGGTGGACGACACCACAGAGAAGACTTACCGGTGCGCCTCGCATGAGATGAGGGTGTTTGGGGCCATTGGGAGTGGCGCCAGCAGTGTTGTGCAGAGAGCTATTCACATTCCCACTCATCGGATTATAGCGTTAAAAAAGATCAACATTTTCGAAAAg GAAAAAAGGCAGCAGCTGCTTACTGAGATAAGGACACTATGTGAAGCACCATGTTACCAAGGTCTTGTAGAGTTTCATGGTGCATTTTATACTCCAGATTCCGGACAGATAAGCATAGCTTTGGAGTATATGGATGGAGGGTCACTGGCAGATATCTTACGGTTGCGGAAGAGAATACCCGAACCTCTACTTTCTTCTATGTTTCAGAAGCTTCTACAT GGACTGAGCTACTTGCATGGAGTTAGGTATCTAGTACACAGAGACATAAAGCCTGCCAATTTGCTTATAAATCTCAAGGGTGAGCCAAAGATAACAGACTTCGGTATAAGTGCTGGCTTGGAGAATTCTATGGCAATG TGTGCAACATTTGTTGGGACAGTTACATACATGTCGCCTGAGCGAATTCGAAATGAGAATTATTCTTACCCAGCTGATATTTGGAGCCTTGGGCTTGCTCTCTTTGAGTGTGGTACTGGAGAATTTCCATATACAGCTAATGATGGACCTGTCAATCTTATGTTGCAG ATCTTAGATGATCCATCACCTACACCTTCAAAACAGAACTTTTCACCAGAGTTCTGCTCGTTTATTGAAGCTTGCTTGCAGAAGGATGCAGATGCTAGACCAACTGCAGAGCAG CTACTTTCACACCCCTTCATTACAAAGTATGAGAAGTCCCAAGTGGACTTAGCAGCATTTGTTCGAAGTGTTTTTGATCCAACGCAAAGGATGAAGGACTTGGCAGAT ATGCTTACCATACATTTTTACTTGCTCTTTGATGGATCTGATGAGCTCTGGCAACATGCAAAGACGTTATACAATGAAGATTCAGTTTTCAG TTTCTCTGGCAAGCAACTAGTCGGTGCGAATGATATATTTGCCTCACTCTCTAGTATACGAAGTACATTAGCTGGTGACTGGCCTCCTGAGAGGCTTGTGCATGTTGTGGAAAAGCTTCAGTGCCGTGCTCAAGGTCAGGATGGAGTAGCAATTAGGGTATCAGGATCCTTCATTGTTGGGAATCAGTTCCTTATATGTGGTGACGGTGTTCAGGTAGAGGGCTTGGCCAGTATTAAAGAT
- the LOC112185291 gene encoding probable trehalose-phosphate phosphatase 3: MGHQDETESWKARGHEDNREPTDDVGSHTSWLEKHPSALDGFEDMMMTSMAAAKGKKIVVLLDYDGTLSHIVPDPDQAFMTEAMRSAVDQVANCFPTAIISGRRRDKVYDFVKLDNLCYAGSHGLDISTPSASSKYSNHKHQSRTTDGKGNESDVFRPAVDFLPTIKKIKKALEEEIKGIEGAMIEDNTFCISVHYRCVKEEKVDNLKGTVESFMKAYDNFRISEGKKVMEIRPKIDWDKGRALQYLLDTPDFGSSSNDVIPVFIGDDKTDEDAFKAIKTIGRGIPIVVSSTPKETEASYSLRDPTEVMRFLLQLAKWMEEGSV, encoded by the exons ATGGGACACCAAGATGAAACGGAGTCCTGGAAAGCAAGAGGCCACGAAGATAATAGAGAACCAACTGATGATGTGGGATCTCATACTTCATGGCTG GAAAAGCATCCATCTGCTTTAGATGGTTTTGAAGACATGATGATGACGAGCATGGCAGCTGCCAAGGGAAAGAAAATCGTCGTCTTGTTGGATTACGACGGTACTCTTTCCCATATCGTACCAGACCCTGATCAAGCTTTCATGACTGAAGCA ATGCGATCGGCCGTAGATCAAGTTGCTAACTGTTTCCCTACTGCAATCATTTCTGGAAGGCGTCGAGATAAG GTCTATGACTTTGTGAAATTAGACAATCTCTGTTATGCTGGAAGCCACGGCTTGGATATATCGACCCCATCAGCCTCTTCAAAATATAGTAACCATAAGCATCAATCTAGAACCACTGATGGAAAA GGAAATGAATCCGACGTCTTTCGTCCAGCCGTAGATTTTTTGCCCACCATTAAAAAG ATAAAGAAGGCACTGGAAGAAGAAATAAAGGGTATAGAAGGTGCCATGATAGAAGATAATACATTCTGCATCTCTGTGCACTATCGGTGCGTCAAAGAAGAG AAGGTGGACAATCTTAAAGGGACAGTTGAATCTTTCATGAAAGCTTACGATAACTTTCGCATATCGGAAGGGAAAAAG GTTATGGAAATACGCCCTAAGATCGACTGGGACAAAGGTCGGGCCTTGCAATATTTGCTAGACACACCCGATTTCGGCAGCTCAAGTAATGATGTTATCCCAGTGTTTATAGGAGATGACAAAACTGATGAAGATGCTTTTAAG GCTATTAAGACAATTGGGCGAGGTATTCCCATTGTTGTTTCTTCCACTCCAAAGGAGACCGAAGCTTCCTACTCGTTACGTGATCCAACGGAAGTCATGCGTTTCCTGTTACAACTTGCAAAGTGGATGGAAGAAGGCTCCGTGTAA
- the LOC112188865 gene encoding LOB domain-containing protein 25, with the protein MASSSSYSSSCNSPCAACKFLRRKCMPDCVFAPYFPPEEPHKFANVHKIFGASNVSKLLNEVLPHQREDAVNSLAYEAEARIKDPVYGCVGAISVLQRQVLRLQKELDATNADLLRYAGASCNRGTGRGSHHGQNSGLYSFSSPWSSSHDPYGDHRN; encoded by the coding sequence ATGGCTTCGTCTAGTAGTTACTCATCATCCTGCAATTCTCCATGTGCTGCGTGCAAGTTCTTGAGGAGAAAATGCATGCCGGATTGTGTATTTGCTCCCTACTTCCCACCGGAGGAGCCGCACAAGTTTGCCAATGTTCACAAGATATTTGGGGCCAGCAATGTTAGTAAGCTTCTCAATGAAGTGCTCCCTCATCAGAGAGAAGATGCAGTGAACTCCCTTGCCTATGAAGCCGAGGCAAGAATTAAAGATCCGGTGTACGGATGCGTTGGAGCCATCTCAGTCCTCCAAAGGCAAGTCCTTCGCCTTCAGAAGGAACTCGACGCCACTAATGCCGATCTCCTCCGTTATGCCGGCGCTAGCTGCAACCGTGGAACCGGAAGAGGGTCTCATCATGGTCAAAATTCGGGTTTGTATAGCTTCTCTTCTCCATGGAGTAGTAGTCATGACCCGTACGGAGATCACAGAAATTAG